One Candidatus Campbellbacteria bacterium genomic region harbors:
- a CDS encoding TatD family hydrolase: MQYSLFDIHSHLTFSDFDVDRDAVIARMKEEKIGTITVGTDVQTSKDSIALAEKHEHLFATVGIHPTHEGVHADFGGIPELARHSKVVALGETGLDYFRLGENNPNDKYQISNIKEEQRRLFIQHVELAQEHALPLMIHARPAKGSMDAYEDVLTVLESMKHEARSTIQGNVHFFAGTVDVARRFLNLGFSLSFDGPITFARDYDEVIRFIPQDMIMAETDAPFAAPTPFRGKRNEPPYVRHVVEKIAELKGLSIEACARMLTANALRAFRIEGDVV; this comes from the coding sequence ATGCAGTACTCACTTTTTGATATTCATTCGCACCTTACCTTCAGTGATTTTGACGTTGATCGAGACGCTGTGATAGCTCGCATGAAAGAAGAAAAGATTGGTACGATAACAGTAGGAACTGATGTACAGACATCAAAGGATTCAATTGCATTAGCGGAAAAGCACGAACATCTTTTTGCGACTGTTGGTATTCACCCTACCCACGAAGGTGTACACGCAGATTTTGGTGGGATTCCTGAACTCGCACGGCACTCAAAGGTTGTTGCACTAGGGGAGACGGGGCTGGATTATTTTCGCTTGGGCGAAAATAATCCCAATGACAAATATCAGATATCAAATATTAAAGAAGAACAAAGGCGCCTTTTTATTCAACATGTAGAACTTGCGCAGGAGCACGCACTTCCGCTTATGATTCATGCACGCCCTGCAAAAGGATCAATGGATGCCTATGAGGATGTTCTCACCGTGCTCGAAAGCATGAAGCACGAAGCACGAAGCACGATACAAGGTAATGTGCACTTTTTTGCTGGGACCGTTGATGTGGCGCGTCGGTTTCTCAATCTTGGGTTTTCATTGTCGTTTGATGGGCCTATTACGTTTGCGCGGGATTACGACGAAGTGATTCGCTTTATTCCACAGGACATGATTATGGCAGAAACAGATGCTCCGTTTGCTGCGCCGACGCCATTTCGAGGAAAACGAAACGAACCGCCGTATGTTCGGCACGTTGTGGAAAAGATAGCCGAGCTTAAAGGTCTGTCAATTGAAGCATGTGCGCGAATGCTCACCGCCAATGCTTTGAGGGCCTTTCGTATTGAAGGTGATGTTGTGTAA
- a CDS encoding AI-2E family transporter, with protein MEVQNVRFSIEPLSVLKAVCVLVSVYALYLLKDIVLVVLTAVVIASAIEPATRWCMKYRLPRTVAVVIMYLCIAATLFGIVYFLLPSLLGDLSAFLSQVPGYLGSLDSDSLLGRLAAPESSAVIQGISSTLSTGDVLSSLRSIITVPGGAFQTLSTIFGGVFSFILVIVLSFYLSVRENGISDFLQLVTPHRHRVYVLDLWVRAQRKIGQWMQGQLLLMLIVGVLSYLGLTILGIGHAFLFAVLSGLFEIIPLFGPILSSIPAVLVAYTQGSVSLAFLVIGLFVIIQQFENHLIYPLVVNKVIGVPAIIIILALVVGAELAGFLGMVLAVPLSAIAMELLQDSKRHFSSDSLV; from the coding sequence ATGGAAGTACAAAATGTACGTTTTTCAATAGAGCCACTTTCGGTGTTAAAGGCCGTATGCGTTCTTGTTTCTGTGTATGCACTCTATCTTTTGAAAGATATAGTACTAGTGGTTCTTACTGCGGTTGTTATTGCATCAGCCATTGAGCCAGCAACACGCTGGTGCATGAAGTATCGTCTTCCGCGAACGGTCGCAGTGGTCATAATGTATCTTTGTATTGCAGCGACGCTTTTTGGAATTGTATATTTTTTGTTACCGTCACTTTTGGGTGATTTGTCGGCATTTTTATCTCAAGTTCCGGGATATTTGGGTTCTCTCGATTCGGATTCTCTTCTAGGTCGTCTTGCTGCTCCTGAGTCTTCAGCGGTCATTCAGGGTATTTCAAGTACACTTTCCACAGGCGATGTACTTTCATCTCTACGCTCGATTATTACTGTTCCAGGAGGTGCGTTCCAGACACTCAGTACTATTTTCGGTGGTGTATTCTCATTTATTCTTGTGATTGTATTGTCGTTCTACTTATCTGTTCGAGAAAATGGAATTTCTGATTTTTTGCAGTTAGTAACACCACACCGACATCGAGTGTATGTATTAGATTTGTGGGTTCGCGCACAACGCAAAATAGGTCAGTGGATGCAAGGCCAGCTGTTGTTGATGCTCATTGTTGGTGTGTTGAGTTATCTTGGACTTACAATTCTAGGTATTGGTCATGCATTTTTGTTCGCAGTTCTTTCTGGGCTATTTGAAATCATTCCTCTTTTTGGTCCTATTCTTTCGAGTATTCCTGCTGTACTCGTCGCATATACACAGGGGAGTGTTTCTCTCGCGTTTCTTGTGATTGGTTTGTTTGTCATTATTCAACAATTTGAAAACCATCTCATTTATCCGCTTGTGGTAAATAAGGTTATCGGTGTTCCTGCGATTATTATTATTCTAGCCCTTGTCGTTGGGGCAGAATTAGCGGGATTTCTTGGTATGGTTCTTGCGGTGCCGCTGTCTGCTATTGCGATGGAATTATTGCAGGATTCAAAACGTCATTTTTCTAGTGATAGTCTTGTGTGA